The Blautia hydrogenotrophica DSM 10507 genome window below encodes:
- the cbiD gene encoding cobalt-precorrin-5B (C(1))-methyltransferase CbiD, with amino-acid sequence MDEEKTWKTGLEDYYVMKNNKKMKYGYTTGSCAAAAAKGAASMLLGQRKLSQVDLMTPKGILLHLKLEEVQLEEGCAQCAVRKDGGDDPDTTNGILVYAKVQKNLEGRFLLEGGAGVGRVTKPGLEQPVGSPAINKVPRAMIQRETEAVCSEWDYEGGLTVTISVPQGKEIAKKTFNPRLGIEGGISILGTSGIVEPMSEAALISSIQVEMKMKHQSGEEYLLVTPGNYGADYLRGHMDLPFERNMKCSNYVGETIDMAVSLGVKGILFVAHIGKFIKVAAGIMNTHSHSADGRMEVLAASAVRAGAGLELVREILECGTTDEALALLEQGGYLHRTMAVVLEKIQFYLDHRSYEQITLGAVIFSNVHGYLGQTRDAGYLIEKIRGTKGECCSQHQ; translated from the coding sequence ATGGACGAGGAAAAGACCTGGAAGACAGGGCTGGAAGATTACTATGTAATGAAAAACAATAAGAAGATGAAATATGGCTATACGACGGGCTCCTGCGCTGCCGCCGCCGCTAAAGGAGCGGCTTCTATGCTGCTGGGGCAGAGAAAGCTTTCCCAGGTGGATTTGATGACGCCAAAGGGAATCCTGCTGCATCTGAAGCTGGAAGAGGTTCAGCTAGAAGAAGGCTGCGCTCAGTGCGCCGTCAGAAAAGACGGCGGAGACGACCCGGACACCACCAATGGAATTTTAGTGTACGCAAAGGTCCAAAAAAATTTAGAGGGCAGATTCTTGCTGGAAGGAGGAGCTGGCGTGGGCAGGGTCACAAAGCCTGGCCTGGAACAGCCGGTGGGAAGCCCAGCGATCAATAAGGTTCCCCGGGCGATGATACAAAGGGAAACGGAAGCAGTCTGCAGTGAATGGGATTATGAGGGGGGACTGACGGTGACCATTTCCGTACCCCAGGGAAAGGAGATCGCTAAGAAAACCTTTAACCCCAGGCTTGGAATCGAAGGTGGAATCTCCATTCTTGGAACCAGCGGCATTGTAGAACCCATGAGTGAGGCGGCGCTGATTTCCAGTATTCAGGTGGAGATGAAGATGAAGCATCAGTCCGGGGAGGAATACCTGCTGGTGACGCCGGGCAACTATGGAGCTGATTATCTGCGGGGCCACATGGATTTGCCTTTTGAGAGAAATATGAAGTGCAGCAATTATGTGGGAGAGACCATTGACATGGCAGTTTCTTTGGGGGTAAAGGGAATTCTCTTTGTGGCCCATATTGGAAAATTTATCAAGGTGGCGGCAGGGATTATGAATACGCATTCTCACAGTGCAGATGGCAGGATGGAGGTTCTGGCCGCCAGCGCAGTGCGTGCGGGAGCCGGTCTGGAACTAGTGAGAGAAATTTTGGAGTGTGGTACCACCGACGAAGCGCTTGCGCTGTTGGAACAAGGAGGATACTTGCATCGGACCATGGCTGTGGTGCTAGAGAAAATTCAGTTTTATCTGGACCATCGTTCTTACGAGCAGATTACCCTGGGAGCGGTGATTTTTTCCAATGTCCATGGGTATCTGGGACAGACGAGAGATGCCGGATATCTGATAGAAAAGATAAGAGGTACTAAGGGAGAATGTTGTTCTCAACATCAATAA
- the cobI gene encoding precorrin-2 C(20)-methyltransferase, translated as MVGKLYGLGVGPGDPELLTLKALRRIKESEIIAVPGKKKEESVAYKIARQAYPQIENKEVLPIDFPMTKDSERLEESHRLGASQIAEKLREGKSVAFLTLGDPTVYATYLYVHKRILAMGFEAEIVSGITSFCAVAARLNIGLVEKAEPLHVIPASYQIEEALKLPGTKVLMKAGKKIGQVREELLRRGETVVMIENCGMEGEQIYRSAQEIPDDAGYYSLIIAKEKGE; from the coding sequence ATGGTAGGAAAATTGTACGGTTTAGGAGTGGGACCGGGAGACCCGGAGCTTTTGACCTTGAAGGCGCTGCGTCGCATCAAGGAAAGTGAGATTATTGCGGTGCCGGGAAAGAAAAAAGAAGAGAGTGTGGCCTATAAAATCGCCAGACAGGCTTATCCACAGATCGAAAACAAGGAGGTTTTGCCGATTGACTTTCCCATGACGAAAGACAGTGAGAGATTGGAGGAGAGCCATCGACTGGGGGCTTCCCAGATCGCGGAGAAATTAAGAGAAGGCAAATCCGTGGCATTTTTGACTCTGGGTGACCCTACCGTCTACGCGACTTATCTCTATGTACATAAAAGGATTTTGGCCATGGGCTTTGAGGCAGAGATTGTCAGCGGCATTACGTCGTTTTGCGCGGTGGCGGCGAGATTGAACATAGGATTAGTGGAGAAGGCAGAGCCGCTCCATGTAATTCCAGCCTCCTATCAGATCGAGGAAGCGCTGAAGCTGCCGGGAACCAAGGTGTTGATGAAAGCCGGCAAGAAGATCGGACAGGTAAGAGAAGAGCTTTTAAGGCGAGGAGAGACCGTTGTGATGATTGAAAACTGCGGAATGGAAGGGGAACAGATTTACCGGAGCGCTCAGGAGATTCCTGATGACGCAGGCTATTATTCCCTGATTATTGCCAAAGAGAAAGGAGAGTAA